Proteins encoded by one window of Paenibacillus urinalis:
- the urtA gene encoding urea ABC transporter substrate-binding protein: MLKKKFGKWFPVMIAGVLMLSGCVSSGGETATQQTTGTEGAETAAASDGDTIKVGVLHSLSGTMSISEVSVKDAEMLAIEEINAAGGVLGKQIEPVIEDGASDPAIFAEKAGKLLQQDKVAAVFGGWTSASRKAMLPVVESNNGLLFYPVQYEGLEASPNIFYTGATTNQQIVPSVSWLLENRGKKFFLLGSDYVFPKTANKIITAQLQAEGGEVVGEEYTPLGHTDYSTIISKIKAADPDVVYNTLNGDSNVAFFKQLKDAGITSEDITTLSVSVAEEEIRGIGADVLTGHLAAWNYYQTTETPENTKFTEAYRAKYGEDRVTADPIEAGYTAVYLWKAAVEKAGSTEVEKVKEAAKGIEFDAPSGKVTIDGDNQHIYKTVRIGEVQSDGQFKELWNSGEPVKPDPYLETYEWGKSLSAE, encoded by the coding sequence ATGTTAAAGAAAAAGTTCGGCAAATGGTTTCCTGTCATGATCGCTGGTGTTCTGATGCTGTCTGGATGTGTATCATCCGGTGGAGAAACGGCTACACAGCAAACGACGGGGACGGAAGGAGCAGAAACGGCAGCTGCTTCAGACGGGGATACGATTAAAGTTGGCGTACTGCATTCTCTTAGCGGGACGATGTCCATAAGTGAGGTATCGGTTAAGGATGCGGAGATGCTGGCGATTGAGGAAATTAATGCAGCCGGCGGCGTGCTTGGCAAACAGATCGAGCCTGTCATTGAAGATGGTGCCTCTGATCCAGCGATCTTTGCAGAGAAGGCAGGGAAGCTGCTCCAGCAGGATAAAGTGGCGGCAGTGTTTGGAGGATGGACTTCCGCAAGTCGTAAAGCCATGCTGCCTGTCGTTGAATCGAACAATGGACTTCTCTTCTATCCTGTTCAATATGAGGGCTTGGAAGCTTCGCCTAACATCTTCTATACCGGCGCGACGACGAATCAGCAGATCGTACCCTCGGTCAGCTGGCTTCTGGAGAATCGGGGCAAGAAGTTCTTTCTGCTAGGCTCAGACTATGTTTTCCCTAAGACAGCGAACAAGATTATAACCGCTCAGCTGCAGGCTGAGGGCGGAGAGGTCGTAGGAGAAGAGTATACACCATTAGGACATACGGACTACAGTACGATTATCAGCAAGATCAAAGCAGCTGACCCTGATGTTGTATACAACACGTTGAATGGGGACAGTAACGTTGCGTTTTTTAAACAATTAAAGGATGCGGGCATCACCTCTGAGGATATAACGACTCTCTCTGTCAGTGTAGCGGAGGAAGAGATTCGAGGCATTGGTGCTGATGTGCTGACAGGTCACCTTGCAGCGTGGAATTATTATCAAACGACAGAAACACCTGAGAATACCAAGTTCACAGAAGCCTACAGAGCAAAATATGGTGAAGACCGTGTAACGGCAGATCCGATTGAAGCAGGATATACGGCGGTTTATTTATGGAAGGCTGCGGTTGAGAAGGCAGGATCGACAGAAGTGGAGAAGGTGAAGGAAGCGGCAAAAGGGATCGAGTTTGATGCACCTAGCGGAAAAGTAACGATTGATGGCGACAACCAGCATATTTACAAAACCGTTCGGATCGGTGAAGTGCAGTCAGATGGACAATTCAAAGAGCTGTGGAATTCAGGTGAGCCTGTGAAGCCGGACCCATATCTTGAAACCTATGAATGGGGCAAATCACTGAGCGCTGAATAA
- a CDS encoding urease accessory protein UreF has translation MQTSSTIKLLRYAQLLDSALPIGGFSHSSGLETYTAEGVIRTSEELASFIRSQLTGSLTRLDGLAMKGVYEAAANNNPAGIAFYDKRLFAQRSPRELRESSHKMGKRLVKLARSIYSDLELDLLDISVSDYGALCCLPTVHAYIAFQLEIGLDEAVTGHLYTAVTGYVNSALRLMPIGQTEAQRLIQELILDIEAAWNTVKDTDPMGMSSYSFAQEIYAMRHETLPARLFMS, from the coding sequence TTGCAGACCAGCTCTACAATTAAATTACTAAGATACGCACAGCTGCTGGATTCGGCACTTCCCATAGGAGGCTTCTCCCATTCTTCAGGGCTCGAAACCTATACCGCCGAAGGGGTAATCCGGACAAGCGAAGAGCTCGCTTCCTTCATTCGCAGCCAGCTGACCGGGAGTCTCACCCGGTTAGATGGACTTGCCATGAAGGGTGTGTACGAGGCAGCGGCGAATAACAACCCTGCGGGAATCGCCTTTTATGACAAACGCCTGTTTGCCCAGCGCTCTCCTAGAGAACTGCGAGAGAGCTCTCACAAAATGGGAAAGCGACTGGTGAAGCTGGCGCGAAGCATATACTCCGACCTGGAGCTCGATTTGCTCGATATCTCTGTTTCGGACTATGGCGCTCTATGCTGTCTGCCGACCGTGCATGCCTATATCGCCTTTCAGCTGGAGATTGGTCTCGATGAAGCAGTAACCGGGCATTTGTATACCGCAGTTACAGGTTATGTAAACAGCGCCTTACGGCTAATGCCGATAGGCCAGACTGAAGCGCAGCGATTGATTCAGGAGCTCATTCTTGATATCGAGGCAGCCTGGAACACAGTCAAAGACACCGATCCTATGGGGATGAGCAGCTATAGCTTTGCTCAAGAAATTTACGCCATGAGGCACGAAACACTGCCAGCCAGATTGTTTATGTCTTGA
- a CDS encoding urease accessory protein UreD, which yields MSMIMNTAITTPINLRSEERTDLYPSGMKRSELYATFERKGGLTYITDRYHTVPLRISRTFRLPGSDGELCVYTSDVSPGVMNGDEYDSKWLLKEGAHVVLTSTSATRLHPTPTLPSSVSHTFHLEQGAILEYFPECVIPFAGSRSVLTTAFHLGKNSTLVYADVWSAGRVHRGEQFDFIQFQGHTEVWKENELLVWDRFSLEPGLEQANNLSGMLDYTHMAALWIAGENISAKELTAIREALPQTGRILAGATLLAGGQGIAVRMLGRAAFELQEFCIELWNQIRPAVIGKVPLQFRK from the coding sequence ATGAGCATGATCATGAACACGGCCATCACCACTCCCATTAATCTCCGGTCAGAAGAGCGCACAGATCTGTATCCGTCCGGTATGAAACGAAGTGAGCTGTACGCCACCTTTGAACGCAAAGGTGGCCTCACTTATATTACGGATCGGTATCATACTGTACCGCTAAGAATCAGCCGGACCTTTCGCCTTCCCGGCAGTGACGGAGAGCTATGTGTATACACCTCAGATGTATCACCGGGGGTAATGAATGGAGATGAGTATGATTCTAAATGGCTGCTCAAGGAAGGAGCTCATGTAGTCCTCACCAGTACTTCAGCTACGAGACTGCATCCGACACCCACCCTTCCTTCCTCTGTAAGCCACACTTTTCATTTGGAGCAGGGTGCAATACTCGAGTACTTTCCGGAATGCGTGATCCCTTTTGCCGGAAGTCGTTCTGTCTTGACAACGGCATTCCATCTCGGTAAGAACTCCACTCTAGTCTATGCGGATGTGTGGTCCGCTGGCAGGGTACATCGCGGGGAGCAATTTGACTTCATTCAATTTCAAGGACACACCGAGGTATGGAAGGAAAATGAACTCCTTGTCTGGGATCGATTCTCCCTAGAGCCGGGGCTTGAGCAAGCGAACAACCTGTCTGGGATGCTCGACTATACGCATATGGCCGCATTATGGATCGCAGGAGAGAACATCAGCGCGAAGGAGCTTACAGCCATACGAGAAGCGCTCCCTCAAACCGGTCGTATCCTAGCAGGTGCAACCCTTCTCGCAGGTGGACAAGGGATCGCTGTACGCATGCTCGGGAGAGCCGCCTTCGAGCTCCAGGAGTTTTGTATTGAATTGTGGAATCAGATCAGACCTGCAGTAATAGGTAAGGTCCCTCTGCAATTCAGAAAATAG
- the urtB gene encoding urea ABC transporter permease subunit UrtB, which translates to MDMFILQAFNGLSVSSILLLIALGLAVTFGLMNVINMAHGEMIMIGAYATFVTQNLFISYMPDSWFNTYFLVALPVSFLIAAAVGWLLEVLLIRHLYGRPLDSLLATWGVGMILQQLARTIFGAPNVGVTSPSWLSGGFAVTDSIVLPYTRLFIILLVVVVLLLMYIYIYKTAQGRRMRAVMQNRNMAGCLGISTRQVDGLTFAIGSGIAGIAGCALTLLGPIGPSLGTYYIVDAFMVVVLGGVGKLVGTVAGAMGIGVFNTLFETYTSASIGKVLVFACIVAFLQWKPRGLVALRSRSLD; encoded by the coding sequence ATGGATATGTTTATACTGCAAGCCTTTAATGGACTTAGTGTAAGTTCGATTCTGCTCTTGATTGCACTGGGTCTTGCTGTTACCTTCGGGCTCATGAACGTCATTAATATGGCGCATGGGGAGATGATCATGATTGGAGCTTATGCGACATTCGTCACGCAAAATCTGTTTATTTCCTATATGCCAGACTCTTGGTTTAATACTTATTTCCTAGTGGCGCTGCCGGTTTCTTTTCTGATTGCTGCAGCTGTAGGGTGGCTGCTTGAAGTGCTGCTCATTCGTCATTTATACGGACGTCCTCTGGATAGCCTTCTGGCTACTTGGGGCGTCGGGATGATATTGCAGCAGCTGGCAAGGACGATTTTTGGTGCCCCGAATGTCGGGGTAACCAGTCCTTCGTGGCTCAGCGGGGGATTCGCAGTGACGGATTCTATCGTTCTTCCGTATACAAGACTGTTTATCATCCTGCTGGTCGTTGTAGTGCTGCTTCTGATGTATATCTACATCTATAAGACGGCTCAGGGACGGCGTATGCGAGCGGTAATGCAGAACCGCAACATGGCGGGATGTCTCGGGATTTCCACAAGACAAGTAGATGGACTTACCTTTGCTATTGGTTCTGGAATTGCCGGAATTGCAGGCTGTGCACTGACGCTGCTCGGACCGATTGGTCCATCTCTTGGAACTTATTATATCGTGGATGCATTTATGGTTGTCGTGCTTGGTGGTGTTGGGAAGCTGGTAGGCACCGTTGCGGGTGCAATGGGTATTGGCGTATTCAATACATTGTTTGAAACATACACAAGTGCATCGATTGGCAAGGTACTTGTATTTGCTTGTATTGTTGCATTCCTGCAATGGAAACCAAGGGGACTCGTGGCACTGCGCTCACGCAGTTTAGACTAG
- a CDS encoding urease subunit beta produces MIPGEYRLKKDDIICHPDRDTIQLTVINRGDRPVQIGSHVHFYEVNAQLDFDRKSAYGRRLHIPAGTAVRFEPGEEKPVDLTTFGGQRRIQGFNNLTNGSLDQPADEVKLKTFIERFGAPAANNEGDPS; encoded by the coding sequence TTGATCCCAGGAGAATACAGGTTAAAGAAGGACGACATCATCTGTCATCCTGATCGTGACACGATTCAGCTCACCGTGATCAACCGGGGAGACCGGCCGGTGCAGATCGGTTCACACGTCCACTTCTACGAGGTGAATGCCCAGCTTGATTTCGATCGCAAGAGTGCCTACGGACGCAGACTGCATATTCCAGCAGGAACTGCCGTACGCTTTGAGCCCGGTGAAGAGAAGCCGGTCGATCTTACTACATTTGGCGGACAACGCCGAATTCAGGGATTCAACAATCTGACGAACGGATCACTGGATCAGCCTGCTGATGAGGTCAAGCTTAAGACATTTATCGAAAGGTTCGGTGCTCCCGCAGCGAATAACGAAGGTGATCCATCATGA
- a CDS encoding urease subunit gamma, protein MHWTEEEKDKLLVTVAANLARERKARGLKLNVPEAIAILTSEVLERARDGMTVAELMRYGGTVLTKEDCMEGVPDMIPEVQVEATFPDGTKLVTIHEPIR, encoded by the coding sequence GTGCACTGGACTGAGGAAGAAAAAGACAAACTGCTTGTTACCGTAGCTGCCAACTTGGCCAGGGAGCGCAAGGCGCGCGGACTCAAATTGAACGTACCCGAAGCCATCGCCATCCTCACCTCTGAAGTGCTGGAGCGAGCTCGTGACGGCATGACGGTTGCAGAGCTGATGCGCTATGGGGGAACGGTATTGACGAAGGAGGACTGTATGGAGGGTGTGCCGGATATGATTCCGGAGGTACAGGTAGAAGCTACTTTTCCTGACGGGACGAAGCTTGTAACCATTCATGAGCCGATTCGCTGA
- the ureC gene encoding urease subunit alpha, which yields MKKMTREQYASMFGPTTGDAIRLADTELWAEIEKDYAVYGDESKFGGGKVIRDGMGQSASALRSQGTPDTVITNVVIIDHWGIVKADIGIRDGFICGIGKSGNPDTMDGVDPALIIGAATEIIAGEGHIITAGGIDTHIHFIAPQQIRTAINSGITTMIGGGTGPATGTKATTCTPGEWHIHTMLQSAEGFPMNLGFLGKGNSSTTEPLIEQIKAGAIGLKLHEDWGTTPAAIDACLTAAEQQDVQVAIHTDTLNETGFLESTLAAINGRTIHTYHTEGAGGGHAPDIIRAAGENYVIPSSTNPTRPYTRNTVEEHLDMLMVCHHLDPSIPEDVAFADSRIRPETIAAEDILHDLGVFSIISSDSQAMGRVGEVIIRTWQTADKMKKQRGKLSITENSPSDNDRIKRYVAKYTINPAIAHGISHIVGSVEVGKWADLVLWSPAYFGVKPEMVLKGGIITQAQMGDPNASIPTPQPVFNRPMFGSFGKALQKGSITFVSQAAKEAGIGELLGLTKRIEAVKGCRSVTKKDMIHNNVTPVIEVDPETYEVKADGEPLTCEPAESLPMTQRYFMF from the coding sequence ATGAAGAAAATGACACGTGAGCAGTATGCGTCTATGTTTGGACCCACAACCGGTGATGCCATCCGGCTCGCAGATACAGAGCTGTGGGCAGAGATCGAGAAGGATTACGCCGTATATGGTGATGAGAGCAAGTTTGGCGGAGGCAAGGTCATCCGAGATGGCATGGGTCAATCGGCTTCTGCCCTGCGAAGTCAAGGAACACCGGATACGGTCATTACGAACGTTGTCATCATAGACCATTGGGGTATTGTAAAGGCGGATATCGGAATTAGGGATGGGTTCATTTGCGGCATAGGCAAATCCGGTAACCCGGATACGATGGACGGCGTTGATCCTGCTCTCATTATTGGCGCAGCAACCGAAATTATAGCCGGCGAAGGGCATATCATTACTGCCGGAGGAATAGACACACATATCCACTTTATCGCACCACAGCAGATACGTACTGCCATCAATTCAGGTATCACGACGATGATCGGCGGCGGAACCGGGCCCGCTACAGGCACCAAGGCCACAACCTGCACTCCGGGCGAATGGCATATACATACGATGCTGCAGTCCGCGGAAGGCTTTCCGATGAATCTCGGGTTCCTGGGTAAAGGAAACAGCTCAACAACAGAGCCACTGATCGAACAGATTAAGGCTGGGGCAATCGGACTGAAGCTGCATGAAGACTGGGGTACAACGCCCGCTGCTATCGACGCTTGTCTTACTGCAGCCGAGCAGCAAGACGTACAAGTAGCCATTCATACGGATACATTGAATGAGACCGGCTTCTTGGAGAGCACACTTGCCGCGATTAACGGCCGCACCATCCATACCTATCATACAGAGGGGGCTGGCGGGGGACATGCCCCTGATATCATTCGTGCTGCAGGAGAGAACTACGTTATTCCCTCTTCCACGAATCCGACCAGACCTTACACTCGAAATACGGTCGAAGAGCACCTGGACATGCTCATGGTGTGCCACCATCTGGATCCATCCATACCAGAGGACGTCGCTTTTGCAGATTCACGGATTCGTCCGGAGACTATTGCAGCTGAAGATATTCTTCACGATCTTGGTGTATTCAGTATTATCAGCTCGGATTCCCAGGCTATGGGCCGGGTAGGCGAAGTCATTATCCGCACCTGGCAAACCGCTGACAAGATGAAGAAGCAGCGCGGCAAGCTCTCGATCACCGAGAATTCGCCATCGGACAATGACCGGATTAAACGTTATGTCGCCAAATACACGATCAATCCTGCAATCGCTCACGGAATCAGTCATATTGTCGGATCGGTTGAAGTTGGCAAATGGGCAGATCTTGTGCTGTGGAGCCCTGCGTATTTTGGAGTTAAGCCAGAAATGGTGCTGAAGGGCGGTATTATAACTCAGGCCCAGATGGGTGACCCCAACGCCTCTATACCGACACCGCAGCCCGTATTTAACCGTCCCATGTTTGGTTCGTTCGGTAAAGCGCTGCAGAAAGGCTCCATTACTTTCGTTTCCCAAGCTGCCAAAGAAGCAGGCATAGGCGAGCTGCTTGGCTTGACTAAACGTATTGAGGCCGTTAAAGGCTGCCGAAGCGTGACCAAGAAGGACATGATTCACAACAATGTTACACCAGTCATAGAAGTCGATCCCGAAACTTATGAAGTCAAAGCTGACGGAGAGCCGCTCACCTGCGAGCCTGCCGAGAGTCTTCCTATGACACAGCGATATTTCATGTTCTGA
- the ureG gene encoding urease accessory protein UreG, which produces MCGTGSNHHHHANWERIPFDHSRPMRIGIGGPVGSGKTALVEKLSKALRTRYSIAVITNDIYTKEDAEILLRQNALDSSRIIGVETGGCPHTAIREDASMNFEAVEELQERFDDLQMIFIESGGDNLSAAFSPELADVFIYIIDVAQGEKLPRKGGPGITRSDLLLINKTDLALFVGADLSVMESDTQKVREGRPYVMSNLMSGEGVSEIIHWLEHQLMDDEAAAAHEHDHEHGHHHSH; this is translated from the coding sequence ATGTGTGGAACAGGCTCAAATCATCATCATCACGCGAACTGGGAGAGAATTCCGTTTGATCACAGTCGCCCAATGCGTATCGGTATCGGTGGCCCGGTGGGCTCCGGCAAGACCGCCCTTGTGGAGAAGCTGTCCAAGGCATTACGCACACGCTACAGCATAGCAGTCATTACCAACGACATTTATACCAAAGAGGATGCTGAAATTCTTCTTCGCCAAAATGCTCTCGATAGCAGCCGCATTATCGGCGTTGAGACCGGAGGCTGCCCGCATACTGCGATTCGCGAGGATGCTTCCATGAACTTCGAAGCCGTAGAGGAGCTGCAGGAGCGCTTTGATGATCTGCAGATGATCTTTATCGAGAGTGGTGGAGATAATCTGTCCGCTGCCTTCAGTCCGGAGCTGGCGGATGTATTTATCTACATTATTGACGTAGCCCAAGGCGAGAAGCTCCCTCGTAAAGGCGGTCCTGGTATTACACGCTCGGACCTCCTGCTCATCAACAAGACCGACCTCGCCCTATTCGTTGGCGCAGACCTTAGTGTCATGGAGTCAGATACGCAAAAAGTGCGCGAAGGCCGCCCTTATGTGATGTCCAATCTGATGAGCGGCGAAGGCGTATCCGAAATTATCCATTGGCTTGAGCACCAGCTCATGGATGATGAGGCAGCCGCTGCCCATGAGCATGATCATGAACACGGCCATCACCACTCCCATTAA
- a CDS encoding Cof-type HAD-IIB family hydrolase produces MKLIAIDLDGTLLNSDSKISEENANAIRKAQSLGVHVTIATGRAHADVKAICAEAGINTPVIGANGATTHDEDSNRVESIPMDRNTAMSVLEWLDQNQFYYEVLTDRAIYSPNEGHQLMSIEIDRALSANPEESLDRLLRMAEKQYEQTGIVRIPSYLSIPEDAEIYNILSLSFDKQKLELGRARFRNNPEVTMVISADHNFEVEHPDASKGNALSKLAARLGISLEHTMAIGDSNNDVSMLTIAGTSVAMGNAHPDIQAIAKEVTLTNIENGVAYAIERKLAGMNMEPSLT; encoded by the coding sequence ATTAAGCTCATTGCTATAGATTTGGACGGAACACTGCTAAACAGTGACAGTAAGATTAGTGAAGAAAATGCAAATGCCATCCGCAAAGCCCAAAGCCTGGGTGTACACGTTACGATTGCTACAGGGCGAGCTCATGCTGACGTTAAGGCGATATGTGCAGAAGCCGGGATTAATACGCCGGTGATCGGGGCAAACGGAGCGACAACGCATGATGAGGATTCGAACCGAGTGGAGTCCATTCCAATGGATAGAAATACGGCTATGTCCGTTCTGGAATGGCTTGATCAAAACCAATTTTATTATGAAGTCCTTACCGACCGGGCGATTTATTCGCCGAATGAAGGCCATCAGCTCATGTCTATAGAGATTGACCGTGCCTTAAGCGCGAATCCGGAAGAAAGCCTGGACCGCCTGCTTCGTATGGCAGAGAAGCAGTATGAACAAACCGGGATCGTGCGAATCCCTTCTTATCTCAGTATTCCGGAGGATGCCGAAATTTACAATATCTTGTCTCTATCCTTTGATAAGCAGAAGCTTGAGCTCGGACGTGCAAGATTCCGGAACAATCCGGAGGTAACCATGGTCATTTCTGCAGATCACAATTTTGAAGTTGAGCATCCGGATGCTTCTAAAGGAAATGCGCTGAGTAAACTGGCTGCAAGGCTCGGCATATCACTGGAGCATACGATGGCGATTGGAGACAGCAATAATGATGTATCCATGCTTACCATTGCCGGAACCTCTGTCGCGATGGGCAATGCACATCCAGATATTCAGGCTATTGCGAAAGAAGTTACGCTTACCAATATTGAGAACGGCGTTGCGTACGCGATTGAACGTAAGCTGGCAGGCATGAATATGGAGCCGTCCTTAACTTAA
- a CDS encoding DeoR/GlpR family DNA-binding transcription regulator, protein MYQEERMQLIMDHLAKSGRISIEELCSIFDVSRDTARRDLIKLEDQNLIVRTRGGALLPSPIQEFKNYKDRLTTVSDEKKAIGRLAAALVRKGDRIILDSSTTVQACAEYLHPQDCTVITNSINSADLLSEKDLIQIRLLGGMLHKEHRYVYGASVIDTLSNYHVEKAFIGVGGVTTDGLSSGDEEGKVKFKMMEQADTVIVLADHSKFGRNYFYRFADWSMVDIMITDRSPDKEMLDFLNKNQVEVLIPDDDQEVTL, encoded by the coding sequence TTGTATCAGGAAGAACGCATGCAGCTTATCATGGACCATCTGGCCAAGTCAGGTCGAATCTCTATAGAAGAGTTATGCTCCATCTTCGACGTGTCCCGGGATACAGCAAGACGAGATTTGATCAAGCTTGAAGATCAGAATCTCATTGTACGCACCAGAGGAGGCGCACTGCTCCCCTCCCCCATTCAGGAATTCAAAAATTATAAAGATCGTTTGACTACCGTCTCGGATGAGAAAAAGGCGATCGGTCGTCTCGCAGCTGCTCTCGTTCGCAAGGGAGATCGCATTATTCTGGACTCTTCAACCACCGTTCAGGCCTGCGCCGAATATTTACATCCACAGGATTGCACGGTGATTACGAACTCCATTAACTCGGCAGACCTGCTGTCAGAGAAAGATTTGATTCAAATCAGGCTCTTGGGAGGAATGTTGCACAAGGAGCATCGCTACGTCTATGGTGCTTCCGTTATTGACACCTTATCCAACTATCATGTCGAGAAGGCTTTTATTGGTGTAGGTGGTGTGACGACCGATGGGCTTAGCTCTGGTGATGAAGAAGGCAAGGTAAAGTTCAAGATGATGGAACAAGCCGATACCGTCATTGTGCTCGCGGATCACTCGAAGTTTGGGCGCAACTATTTTTACCGATTTGCAGATTGGAGTATGGTCGACATCATGATTACAGATCGTTCTCCAGATAAAGAAATGCTGGATTTTCTCAATAAAAATCAGGTCGAAGTGTTAATTCCCGACGACGATCAGGAGGTTACCCTATGA
- a CDS encoding DegV family protein, which produces MKKIKIVTDSTVDIPQSVIQKHDIEVVPLTFSIDGVNYIDGIDITPEQFIQKMKQSSELPKSSQPSAGEFLERYNRLHEEGYEIISIHMTGSLSGTVRSAEMAAEMSSAEVTVIDSQYISKGLAFQVLEAAEWAAEGKTTSEIVDRITEIRSQTKLFVAVDTLENLVKGGRIGKSKGLIGSLLHIKPIATLSEGKYTPVVNLRSHAQIVRHLAKQFAEDVKGKTIHKVGIAHAEGHKLAEQLKQAISDLTGHSDVDISYTSPIISTHTGVGAIGFVYYCG; this is translated from the coding sequence ATGAAGAAAATTAAGATTGTGACGGACTCTACAGTAGATATACCTCAATCCGTCATTCAGAAGCATGACATCGAAGTGGTTCCTCTTACTTTTTCTATCGATGGTGTCAATTATATCGATGGGATCGATATCACCCCAGAGCAATTTATTCAAAAAATGAAGCAAAGCAGCGAGCTGCCAAAGAGCTCTCAGCCGTCAGCTGGTGAGTTCTTGGAGCGCTACAACAGACTTCATGAAGAAGGCTATGAGATTATATCTATTCACATGACAGGCAGCTTAAGCGGCACGGTACGCTCGGCAGAAATGGCTGCTGAGATGTCCAGTGCTGAGGTAACCGTCATTGATTCCCAATACATTTCAAAGGGTCTCGCGTTTCAAGTGCTGGAAGCTGCAGAATGGGCAGCAGAGGGTAAGACGACTTCTGAGATTGTCGATCGGATTACCGAAATCCGCAGTCAGACGAAGCTGTTCGTCGCGGTCGACACCCTTGAGAACCTTGTAAAGGGCGGGCGCATCGGCAAGAGTAAGGGTCTGATCGGCTCTCTGCTTCATATTAAACCGATCGCTACATTATCAGAGGGTAAATATACACCTGTCGTCAATCTGCGCAGTCACGCCCAAATCGTCAGACATTTGGCCAAACAGTTTGCAGAAGATGTAAAAGGCAAGACAATTCATAAAGTGGGAATTGCCCATGCAGAAGGTCATAAGTTAGCAGAGCAGCTGAAGCAAGCGATCTCGGATCTGACAGGTCACAGCGATGTCGATATCAGCTATACTTCTCCTATTATTAGTACGCATACCGGTGTAGGAGCAATCGGCTTTGTCTATTATTGCGGATAA
- a CDS encoding helix-turn-helix domain-containing protein, with protein MNSNSIYLRIEELINKRGMTKKAFCEELKISTGNLGDWKRGQSIPSTAKLIEIAAFFDVSLDWIMVGRSEMMINEQSISYEAEDHSERQAERAISELTVKEQEFIKEYIEFTRYRKQKRADKHH; from the coding sequence ATGAATTCGAATTCGATCTATTTACGAATTGAGGAATTGATTAATAAACGAGGGATGACAAAAAAAGCCTTCTGTGAGGAACTGAAGATCAGCACCGGGAATCTGGGTGACTGGAAACGAGGGCAGTCCATACCAAGTACGGCCAAGTTGATTGAAATTGCTGCTTTTTTTGATGTCAGTCTGGACTGGATTATGGTCGGAAGAAGTGAAATGATGATTAATGAGCAGAGCATCTCTTATGAGGCGGAAGATCATTCAGAACGGCAAGCTGAGCGTGCAATATCTGAATTAACGGTGAAGGAGCAGGAATTCATTAAAGAATATATCGAATTTACCCGTTATCGGAAGCAGAAACGAGCGGACAAGCATCACTGA